The Denticeps clupeoides chromosome 1, fDenClu1.1, whole genome shotgun sequence genome segment acacagaaaaatggatggatgggtggatggatggatggatgaatggtaGCGCCCTTATTTCTAGGTGCATGCGTGTTTCCTTTGATGCTGATTCAATGACGATCAGTCAAGATTTATAAAATCTTTACAATTCACCAAACCCCAATTGCCccctttttaataaaatcaacccccaccccccccccccccccccccccccccaaaaaaaaaaaaaggtacagcATCAAGTGTAGCAGAAATGAAAAGCATTAGAAATGAAGGAAAACCCCCTAAATCGGCCCGTTTCCGCCACCTATTGGAAAACCGACAAAAGCGCTTTTACCTTTGATCGATTTACGTCGACATGAACCCACCAACAGAAACCGCGTACGCACGCTGGTAGGCGTGGCCTGACAACCCGACGTCAAACAATGACCAAACATCGGTTCACCTAAACggtttattgcaaaaaaaataaaataataattattttcaccAAACCATGGCATTACGTGTACAGAGAAGAAGActccatctgcagacttttgcttGCGGCAGATCATTCATTTCTTTACAGAGTTCGGAGAGACCGACCTCCAGTTCGTCTCcagataagtttttttttctcagatgcAAACGAAATTATCGCAGTTTtccaattttaatatttttttttttttcgagccTTAACGAATAAATAACGACAACATGTTGCGAATGGCACCCATGCATCAGCGCGTTACGCATGGTACCCATTTTCTGGAAATCTCAAATGTACTTATATTCACATCCATTGGGCTTTTATCCTCGTGCTGTTTTTTGGcataattctttttattttattattattaccgtCGGATGTGCGTTTTTTTGGAGCAGCGCGGCGTCTCCAAATTTCCTTCCCTGGCGCCTTTAAAAGCACGAGTGACGCAGCAGCTCTTTTCATTGGTTGAGCCGCCCTGGTTATTAAAAAATAAGCCCCGTGGGGTCGAAGTTCGCGCAGTGCGAGATTAATCATGGAGCTGAAGGACGCCGCGCTGAAGCTGCTGGACCAGAACCGGAAGGCCGCCGGGTGCCTCGCCGCCGCGGGCGTCGCCCTGCTCGGTCTGGGTCTCGGGTACAAGTACTTCGGGACGCGGAGAAAGTTGACCCGAGTGGGCGTCGTGTCGCAGCTGATCATTCACCCCGTGAAGTCCGGAAAGGGGGTCCGCGTGGCCCGCGCGGAGTGTCTGCGCATGGGGTTGCGGCAGGGGGAGCTCCGCGATCGGTGCGTAACCCGACAACGCGACGCCAAACTTTTTCCTTTTCAGCGTGGAAGCTTTCGTCGTTTTCTGGTCAGAGCTGTGGCCAATCATGACACGGCGTTACTGCGTTCTGACCAATCAGCGCAAAGCTTGTACCTCGACATCCACGCCCCTTACGTCGAAACGGTAGTCGCGGTCCGGTCTCCCTCGCAGCGTTACGTGGCCTTCAAgttcaatatatatttttttgtttgtcataaattatataaagaatatatataGATAAATATGTATTGTGAGCCATCAATGCAGTAATAAATGCATATGCAAGGAAGTGTGACAAGTGACAAGTGGTCCTGATTGGTGTTGCAAAAAAGGTTGGACCGTGCAAATATGTGCCGTGGAATGTTTTGGATGTTTTTTGGATACCCTCATGTATGTTGAATCATACTCAGTTAACATAAACATATGAAATGGtgtatattattgtattttgtgcttttgtggcTTGAATATTTTTACGATGTAATGTCTACCGTAAAATTGTCAGGATTAGGATCACTCTGTATAATAAACAACAGCAATGATGAAGATTTGAGGATGTGACTTTGCAGACACTGGCTAGTCGTCACCGAAAATGGCCAAATGGTGACAGGGCGACAAGAGCCACGCTTGGTGCTGGTATCAATGACGGTTGAGGGAGGAGATATATGCCTCAGTGGACCCAATATGGAGGAGCTGAGGGTTCCCCTGCACCAGCCCAGCAACTCCATTTTTGACTGCAGGTAAGAGATTTGGGCCTGTACGGTCAACAGActtacttcatttacatttacagcatttatcagacgtctttatccagtgtgacttacaattagtagtttaagtgtcttgctcagggacacaatggtactaagtggggtttgaacctgggtcttctggttcataggcgagtgtgttacccactaggctactaccaccacttacTGCAGATGGCATGCTGACAGCTACGCTATGGGTGCCAGTCTGAATATTGGCCAGATGAAggaatgttaaatattaaactGATGTCAGATTTTGGACTCTAGTTAATGTCTACTCGGTCTCTCTGTATTGTTATGTCCCCACAAAATACAGTGCCTTGAAAATGTATTCACACCttacaactgtttttttttaatgatattttatgtGATAGACCAACACAAAGTATCCCATCATTGTGAAGTGGAATGACAATGACACATGgtttaaaaagttttaagaaTGTAGATCCCCCTAAATAAAATCTAGTGCAATCAATTGCTTCCAGAAGTGACCTAATTAGATAATAGTGTCCACTTGTGTGTAATTTAGTCTCATTGTAAATACACCTATTCTGTGAATGCCTCAGTGGTATGAATGCATTTGTTGTTTATTgattaacatatatatatatatatatattaagcaGTGTTGCACAGGCTACAGTTAAAATTAGTCCCAATTCCAACGTCAgccatttaaatatttactatttaatgtaattttaccCTTTTTCAAGTGATCGTTAATTTGCTACAGGATTCTGACTaaactttttatttcactttccTCTTTTGTAATAGATTTTGTAAAGGCTAAAAATGGCTCCTGTCTGAGTGTAGCCAGCTAAACAAAGACCTCTGACTGTGTAGGGTTTTTGGTGCCGACATCCAAGGCAGAGATTGTGGCGAAGAGGTCTCTCAGTGGCTCACACGGTACTTGGAGTCTGATAAAACACTTCGCCTGGTGCATTTCGAGCATCACATGAAGGCCAGGAACCCTGTGGAAAAGGAGCCGGCCTTCCCCAAGGATGAAAAGGTAGCAttatcaatatatttttatCCATATTTATGTATGAGTTCTCTCTCAAATGATACGACTGCAGGTGGCCTATCCTGACATCGGAGCTGTCATGCTGCTCTCTGAGGCATCGCTGGCAGATCTGAACACCAGGCTGGAGAAACCCGTCACCGTGGCTCAGTTCCGGCCCAGCATCGTTGTCAGTGACTGTGCAGCATTCAGTGAGGTGCAGTACAGATGTTCATAAGTGATCAAATTTACTGGATGTGTTATGAACTTATATTTGTAATCATTTTCAAAATTCAGTGAATTTAATTTTTCCGCCCTCTGGGCTGCTTGTATCAACAAGGATTCCTGGGATAACATTCAAATCGGGAATGTTAGGATGGAACACGTCATGCCATGTGGCAGGTAGGTCTACTacatacattttgaaaacttaaaaaaaaagtttataaaacacttatttatttaatccagATGTGTTTTCACTACGGTTGACCCTGAAACTGGAGTAATCAGCAGGAAGGAGCCACTGGATACACTCAAAAGGTACACAGACTGGACTAACGGACACACTGTGGTCACACTGTTTACTACACACGTTGGGATGGGTGGCAAACTACAGTAATATGTGAATATATTACTATAGAAACTCTGTTGGCAATTAAGTAATATCaagattttcatgttttcaaTAAACTTATATTCATATGATCCTAACAGATGGCAGGACCGTTATGGTGAATTAAGGTCACCTGTTTGTTCTACTGAAAGTTAGGGTTCGTTTGACACTTCTCATACTCATTCAAATCGATGAACACAATGCAATACTCAAAATTGCAAGCCAGCATCCAGTGATTTCATGCTAATAATAAACACTTTTCATGCTTTCCGACATATTAAAAAAGTAGCATGTTAGTACAGTATTTCAGATTCGTGCGTATCTTCATTCAAAATGAACACTGGAGCATGTATTTCCATATGCTACTTTAATCATATTGTTATAT includes the following:
- the marc1 gene encoding mitochondrial amidoxime-reducing component 1, coding for MELKDAALKLLDQNRKAAGCLAAAGVALLGLGLGYKYFGTRRKLTRVGVVSQLIIHPVKSGKGVRVARAECLRMGLRQGELRDRHWLVVTENGQMVTGRQEPRLVLVSMTVEGGDICLSGPNMEELRVPLHQPSNSIFDCRVFGADIQGRDCGEEVSQWLTRYLESDKTLRLVHFEHHMKARNPVEKEPAFPKDEKVAYPDIGAVMLLSEASLADLNTRLEKPVTVAQFRPSIVVSDCAAFSEDSWDNIQIGNVRMEHVMPCGRCVFTTVDPETGVISRKEPLDTLKSYRMKDSSQKLYNSSPLFGQYYTVKQTGNLKVGDPVYKISY